The Apibacter raozihei genome contains a region encoding:
- a CDS encoding HAD family hydrolase — protein MINTVIFDMDGVIVDTEPLHEMAFFKHFEELGIPMTKTEYDTYRGLSTRNVYEKLKENHSLQKSPQELTSRKREIFTSLFSENNELDLLPGVRNLIESLHTSGFQLILATSSARITQTMIFERFNLFPYFSHIVNGEDFPQSKPNPAIFLKAVELSGQPKENCIIIEDSINGVKAAHAANIFCIGYKAGEFTNQDLSLADTIINDFSQLSPKVIKQLVERK, from the coding sequence ATGATAAATACAGTTATTTTTGACATGGATGGTGTTATAGTTGATACCGAGCCTCTTCATGAAATGGCTTTTTTTAAGCATTTTGAAGAATTAGGAATTCCAATGACAAAAACAGAATATGATACATACAGAGGATTATCAACCCGTAATGTATATGAAAAATTAAAAGAAAATCATTCATTACAAAAAAGCCCTCAGGAACTTACTTCCCGAAAAAGAGAGATTTTTACCTCATTGTTCTCAGAAAATAATGAATTAGATCTATTACCAGGGGTGAGAAATTTAATTGAAAGTTTACATACATCGGGTTTTCAGCTAATTTTAGCAACCTCTTCTGCACGGATTACTCAAACAATGATTTTCGAAAGATTTAATCTGTTTCCTTATTTCAGTCATATTGTAAATGGGGAAGATTTTCCACAATCAAAACCTAACCCGGCAATATTTTTAAAAGCTGTAGAGCTTTCCGGGCAGCCTAAAGAAAATTGTATTATTATTGAAGATTCAATTAATGGTGTAAAAGCGGCTCATGCCGCAAATATTTTTTGTATTGGTTATAAAGCTGGAGAATTCACCAATCAGGATTTGTCGTTAGCAGATACTATAATTAATGACTTTTCTCAATTATCGCCGAAAGTTATCAAACAATTAGTCGAAAGAAAATAA